A genomic window from Anthonomus grandis grandis chromosome 2, icAntGran1.3, whole genome shotgun sequence includes:
- the LOC126747368 gene encoding protein suppressor of white apricot, with protein MSQWGSSDSGILRKNRVEENLDQLLVFGYSCKIFRDNEKALYIDQGKHLIPWMGQDSLKIDRYDCRGALSDLKQYEASREGYDTLRWMGLNESEKKLEELCDAERYYSLEINEEEEEMYKEEAAKRNKTNAISFDYNTPQPHGPEPQEPLEGIPTVPEKEEEDEPYVPLPVLDVPVDINMPKTVKEYARIEKTALFVCRQGLQMEILIKAKQADNPQFSFLIVQDPLYKFYRHLLQAFKNGRYQPQCSKKIEEPKPVTLQEDETDAHYLHPSLQSSTAGKPATPPPPANPGVRYRPSADCAYSQLVSRIQGAGGHAMNGQSEYAQQQPYPAMDQAMLVSLEQQYHQYYYVQQFYEYWRHSVISSEQGGLYAGLPPNFNQLDQNMQSYIHQLAWGQFVQHHQQQQAIEAQQAQQAKANNNAYSQIVSNLNKDGVSQLTANIPQLPPPEPKTEKPVKLEEKPAPLVKYEDNEVKKPLLSLTAYGSGSDTDSQSDSGSEDESVEEKVEVYRVPPSEVQTVIDKMAEYVSKNGDQFEEIIKQKGDSRFDFLNGEHEFYKYYKAKLRELKGAPVEKKEPKKAKIKVKKVIAPVCFSIKKPKDEPSKEIKSALPMEDSSEEEQVPKSPENPITVAPPKIVDIPPDQTATETNSNTIVSDLKEVVLRLRTKSPPTKEKSRSKSPPKRRSRSPPKIKIKEERTSKSPNKSPPQTKSPNSPKRINSSPKKRKSPPIDMFADDTTIVKKPKQINGLLEIKDDDPILEMMEIKREQQKIADEQEKARQLERKRKAAMFLKLKSVENMDKGKRSPGKKKILSSPSTICSSRRNSEDSIISVRSRSSSREKRDRSRSRSRSRSRRKDSRKHKKHKKERSRSRDSRKRRKEKKKSHKRKRSKSKRKSKKHKRSRSRSRSRSPSSRSRSKSVASHISINDSP; from the exons ATGTCTCAATGGGGATCGTCGGATTCCGgtattttaaggaaaaacagAGTGGAAGAGAACCTGGATCAGTTGCTGGTGTTTGGATACTCGTGCAAAATATTCAGGGACAATGAAAAAGCTTTGTATATTGATCAAGGCAAACATCTCATTCCTTGGATGGGACAGGATTCTTTGAAAATAGACAG ATATGATTGTAGAGGAGCCCTCTCAGACCTGAAGCAGTATGAAGCGAGTAGGGAAGGGTATGATACCTTGCGCTGGATGGGGCTCAATGAATCAGAAAAGAAACTGGAGGAGCTGTGTGATGCTGAGAGATATTATTCACTTGAAATTAATGAGGAGGAAGAAGAAATGTACAAAG aagaGGCAGCTAAGAGAAACAAAACCAATGCCATTAGTTTTGACTACAATACTCCTCAGCCCCACGGTCCAGAGCCTCAAGAACCACTAGAAGGAATACCCACTGTTCccgaaaaagaagaagaagatgagCCCTATGTACCTTTGCCTGTCCTAGATGTACCTGTGGACATAAATATG cCAAAAACAGTAAAGGAATATGCAAGAATAGAGAAAACTGCTTTGTTTGTTTGTCGACAAGGCCTCCAAATGGAAATCCTGATTAAGGCAAAACAAGCTGACAATCCCCAGTTTAGTTTCTTGATTGTTCAAGATCCACTTTACAAATTTTACAGGCATCTGCTGCAGGCGTTTAAAAATGGAAGATATCAGCCCCAGTgtagtaaaaaaatag aggAACCAAAGCCTGTTACCTTACAAGAAGATGAAACCGATGCCCATTATCTCCACCCGAGCCTTCAGTCTTCCACAGCAGGCAAACCG GCCACGCCCCCTCCACCGGCCAATCCTGGCGTGCGATATCGCCCGTCGGCCGACTGCGCCTACTCGCAATTGGTGAGCCGCATCCAAGGGGCGGGGGGACACGCAATGAACGGTCAATCGGAGTATGCGCAACAGCAACCGTATCCCGCTATGGACCAGGCGATGTTGGTCAGTTTGGAGCAGCAGTACCATCAATACTATTATGTGCAGCAGTTTTATGAGTATTGGAGGCATAGTGTGATTAGTAGTGAGCAAGGAG GATTGTATGCTGGTTTGCCTCCGAACTTTAACCAATTGGATCAAAACATGCAAAGTTATATTCATCAGTTGGCGTGGGGGCAATTCGTGCAGCACCATCAGCAACAGCAGGCGATTGAGGCGCAGCAAGCGCAACAGGCTAAAGCTAATAATAACGCTTATTCTCAAATTG tgtcaaatttaaataaagacgGAGTTAGTCAACTAACGGCGAACATTCCCCAACTACCACCACCGGAACCTAAAACGGAAAAACCGGTAAAACTCGAGGAAAAACCGGCACCGCTTGTAAAGTACGAAGACAACGAAG TTAAAAAACCTTTGCTCTCTTTGACCGCTTACGGATCAGGATCCGATACGGACTCGCAGTCTGACAGTGGAAGCGAGGATGAGTCTGTTGAAGAAAAAGTGGAAGTTTACAG AGTTCCTCCGAGCGAGGTGCAAACTGTCATTGACAAAATGGCCGAGTACGTATCCAAAAACGGTGATCAATTCGAGGAAATTATTAAGCAAAAGGGAGACTCCAGGTTCGATTTTTTGAACGGAGAACAcgagttttataaatattacaa AGCAAAACTGAGAGAGCTAAAAGGGGCACCAGTAGAAAAGAAGGAACCGAAAAAAgccaaaataaaagtaaaaaaagtcaTCGCACCTGTGtgcttttcaattaaaaaacccaaagatGAGCCCTCGAAAGAGATCAAGAGTGCTCTGCCAATGGAAGACTCATCCGAAGAAGAACAAGTCCCAAAAAGTCCCGAAAACCCAATCACAGTGGCACCAcccaaaattgtcgatattccACCAGACCAAACTGCAACCGAGACAAACAGTAACACTATAGTAAGCGATTTGAAAGAAGTAGTGTTGAGGTTACGGACCAAGTCACCTCCCACTAAAGAAAAGTCAAGATCAAAAAGTCCTCCCAAAAGAAGATCGAGAAGTCCtccgaaaataaaaattaaggagGAGAGAACCTCTAAAAGTCCCAACAAATCTCCACCTCAAACAAAAAGCCCCAATTCTCCCAAAAGAATCAACTCGTctcctaaaaaaagaaaatcaccACCGATAGACATGTTCGCCGACGACACCACAATagtgaaaaaaccaaaacaaatcAATGGCCTGTTAGAAATCAAAGACGACGACCCTATATTGGAAATGATGGAGATCAAACGGGAACAGCAAAAAATTGCCGACGAACAAGAAAAAGCCCGACAGTTGGAGCGAAAGCGAAAAGCGGCGATGTTCCTCAAACTAAAGTCCGTAGAAAATATGGATAAGGGTAAAAGATCGCCCGGCAAGAAGAAAATACTGTCCTCGCCATCAACTATTTGTAGTAGCCGAAGAAATTCCGAGGATAGTATCATATCTGTTAGGTCCAGAAGTAGTTCGAGGGAAAAAAGGGATAGAAGTAGGTCTAGGAGTAGATCGAGGTCCAGAAGGAAGGATAGTAGGAAACATAAAAAACACAAGAAGGAGAGAAGTCGGAGCAGAGATAGTAGGAAACGGcgaaaggaaaagaaaaagtcACATAAAAG AAAACGCTCAAAATCAAAAAGGAAGTCGAAAAAACACAAAAGATCCAGGTCCAGGTCTAGATCTAGATCGCCGTCTAGCCGAAGCAGAAGCAAATCAGTGGCGTCGCATATATCAATTAACGACAGCCCTTGA